One Ethanoligenens harbinense YUAN-3 genomic window carries:
- a CDS encoding AAA family ATPase produces MSEFLTELECLIRARYTAIHIPTFEEERCIQLTQGLAQKLNKRVIIWTATNGFILNGSPMDAKSIDFKAASIMARELGKEPSLFIWCDIHNFFKNQPTFVRCFRELCQFLRMNCPSNSMLISPALDIPIELQKEITILDLPLPELEETRQIIKNFADSYVGKQGVTVHNDADTIDGLSQAGVGLTQTEIENTLAKSLVQDHSLDSDDINRILQEKKQIIRKTGILEYVDTSHFDMTKVGGLQNLKNWLERRKTAFTQEARDFGLEYPKGVLLVGIPGCGKSLSAKCVASAWKMPLLKLDMGKIFAGIVGSSEANMRSALQLSEAIAPSILWIDEIEKGLAGSSNGSSDGGTSTRVFGNLLTWMQEKQSPVFVFATANNIQSLPPELLRKGRFDEIFFIDLPSADERKEIFSIMLHGCRHNPQDFDLETLVNLSGEQTWEEGVRLTGSEIEAVVKDALLEAFYRKSVKKDNTDLNTQDIASAIHHLVPLAKSREDDIKFIRNWAQENAVRASMIAADSASAAEVSMGRNIEF; encoded by the coding sequence ATGTCCGAATTTTTGACCGAACTGGAGTGCTTGATTCGCGCACGATACACCGCGATCCATATCCCCACCTTTGAAGAGGAAAGATGCATTCAGTTAACGCAGGGCTTAGCGCAGAAGCTGAATAAACGCGTGATTATCTGGACGGCGACCAACGGCTTCATTCTTAACGGAAGCCCGATGGATGCGAAAAGCATCGATTTTAAAGCCGCCTCAATCATGGCACGTGAACTGGGCAAGGAACCGAGCCTGTTCATCTGGTGTGATATCCATAATTTTTTCAAAAACCAACCGACCTTTGTCCGCTGTTTCCGTGAGCTTTGTCAGTTTTTGCGTATGAACTGCCCATCAAACAGTATGTTAATATCCCCGGCATTGGATATCCCCATCGAATTGCAAAAGGAAATTACGATTCTTGATCTGCCGCTGCCTGAACTGGAAGAAACCAGACAGATCATCAAAAATTTTGCTGACAGTTATGTCGGCAAGCAGGGCGTAACCGTACATAACGATGCGGACACGATTGATGGGCTTTCGCAGGCCGGCGTGGGGCTGACGCAGACGGAAATTGAAAACACTCTGGCCAAATCTCTTGTTCAAGATCATTCACTCGACTCTGACGACATCAATCGTATTTTGCAGGAGAAAAAGCAAATCATCCGCAAGACCGGCATTCTGGAATATGTCGATACCAGCCATTTCGATATGACAAAAGTCGGCGGGCTCCAAAACCTGAAAAACTGGCTGGAAAGAAGGAAAACGGCATTTACGCAGGAAGCCAGGGATTTTGGACTGGAGTACCCCAAAGGAGTTCTGCTGGTGGGTATTCCAGGTTGCGGAAAAAGCCTATCCGCTAAATGCGTTGCTTCCGCATGGAAGATGCCACTCCTGAAACTGGATATGGGTAAAATTTTCGCCGGCATTGTCGGGTCATCCGAAGCCAACATGCGTTCCGCTTTGCAGCTCAGCGAAGCGATTGCGCCATCCATCCTATGGATTGACGAAATTGAAAAAGGGTTAGCTGGAAGCTCCAATGGAAGCTCGGACGGTGGTACCTCCACCCGCGTATTCGGCAACCTGCTAACCTGGATGCAAGAGAAGCAAAGCCCTGTCTTTGTGTTTGCCACGGCTAACAATATCCAGAGCCTTCCGCCGGAACTTCTCCGCAAGGGGCGTTTCGATGAAATCTTTTTCATTGATCTCCCGTCGGCCGATGAACGAAAAGAGATATTTTCAATTATGCTTCATGGCTGTCGTCACAATCCTCAGGATTTCGACCTGGAGACGCTGGTGAACCTTTCCGGAGAACAGACATGGGAAGAGGGTGTCCGGCTCACCGGTTCCGAAATTGAAGCGGTGGTCAAAGATGCGCTGCTGGAAGCTTTCTATCGAAAATCGGTCAAGAAAGACAATACTGATCTGAATACGCAAGATATTGCATCCGCCATCCATCATCTGGTTCCATTGGCGAAATCACGTGAAGATGATATTAAATTTATTCGGAACTGGGCACAGGAAAACGCCGTTCGCGCGAGCATGATTGCCGCTGATTCAGCTTCTGCCGCCGAAGTTTCCATGGGTAGAAATATTGAATTTTAG
- a CDS encoding DUF2997 domain-containing protein, protein MSHCSTFDIKFRDKHILFKAMRNLNLQPENRVWEQYRTILGKLVLGRLGIEEKSLGVLLTGYCDKINIFFLPQENGELKLSMESHVFSPDQIQLKGQNLAHALQKEYVKSALYQLQKSLIESGQSVRLETEEKSEEIIHTLFIGDQGKKLVVKLHPEGVVSEQVEGYVGKSCADLTAVLENSMTTEAQREWASEQTEVMNNQEVQVLRLNNIDL, encoded by the coding sequence ATGAGCCATTGTTCCACTTTTGACATCAAGTTCCGGGATAAACACATTCTATTCAAGGCTATGCGGAATCTGAACCTTCAACCGGAAAACCGGGTTTGGGAGCAATACCGAACCATTTTAGGAAAACTAGTACTCGGCAGGCTTGGCATTGAAGAAAAAAGCCTTGGAGTGCTTCTGACTGGATATTGCGACAAGATCAATATTTTCTTTCTTCCACAGGAAAACGGAGAGCTGAAACTCAGTATGGAATCCCATGTTTTTTCACCTGATCAGATCCAGCTGAAGGGCCAGAATCTTGCTCATGCGCTGCAGAAGGAATATGTAAAATCCGCGCTATACCAATTGCAAAAGTCCCTCATTGAATCTGGGCAAAGCGTGCGGCTTGAGACCGAAGAAAAATCAGAGGAAATCATTCATACGCTTTTTATTGGAGATCAGGGCAAAAAGTTGGTAGTTAAACTGCATCCTGAGGGAGTCGTTTCCGAACAAGTGGAAGGCTATGTCGGAAAATCCTGCGCCGATCTGACAGCCGTATTGGAAAACAGCATGACCACTGAGGCACAGCGGGAATGGGCGTCTGAACAGACTGAGGTGATGAATAATCAGGAAGTACAGGTTCTGAGGCTTAATAATATAGATTTATAA
- a CDS encoding restriction endonuclease, whose translation MAIPAYDDLYNPFLESIKDSQPHSMKEIKGYIIKSRKLSESDLEEMTPSGKVTLLANRVGWCCTYLKKAGLIASGKRGIYNITVSGLKALAEKPVQIDNEYLMQFESFQKFVHSNSNNKLESDIVPTAKLVPLPFSDTPQDAFERAYEQINNKLADDIMDEIMQQSSEFFEETVVQLLQSMGYGGSIDNSGMVVGKSGDEGIDGIVKEDKLGFNVIYIQAKRWNPDVIVGRPEVQKFVGALSGQGASKGLFITTARFSKDAKDYVSKQHTAKVILVDGEMLTKLMIDYNLGVSPIETYQLKRVDTDFFSNEDNA comes from the coding sequence ATGGCGATACCAGCGTATGATGATCTATATAATCCATTTCTTGAAAGTATAAAAGACAGCCAGCCCCATAGCATGAAGGAAATAAAAGGCTATATTATCAAGTCACGCAAGCTTTCAGAGAGTGACTTGGAAGAAATGACGCCGAGCGGAAAAGTGACTCTGCTTGCAAACAGAGTTGGGTGGTGTTGTACTTATCTGAAAAAAGCCGGATTGATTGCGAGTGGCAAAAGGGGAATTTACAATATAACTGTTTCCGGCCTGAAAGCACTTGCCGAGAAACCTGTTCAGATCGACAACGAATACCTAATGCAATTCGAAAGTTTCCAAAAATTTGTTCATTCAAATTCCAATAACAAATTAGAATCAGATATAGTGCCTACAGCAAAATTAGTACCTCTTCCATTCTCAGATACGCCGCAGGATGCTTTTGAACGTGCTTATGAACAGATTAACAATAAACTTGCGGACGATATTATGGATGAAATTATGCAGCAGTCATCAGAATTCTTTGAAGAAACTGTTGTGCAACTTTTGCAGTCTATGGGTTATGGCGGATCTATTGATAATTCTGGTATGGTCGTAGGAAAAAGCGGTGACGAAGGAATTGACGGCATTGTCAAAGAGGATAAACTTGGATTTAATGTAATTTACATACAGGCTAAACGTTGGAATCCGGATGTTATTGTTGGCCGCCCCGAAGTGCAAAAGTTCGTCGGTGCTCTTTCTGGGCAAGGAGCAAGCAAGGGCCTGTTTATTACTACCGCAAGATTTTCAAAAGATGCCAAAGATTATGTTAGCAAACAGCACACAGCCAAAGTGATTCTGGTCGATGGTGAGATGCTGACTAAGCTGATGATCGACTACAATCTTGGGGTATCTCCCATTGAGACTTATCAGCTGAAGCGGGTTGATACAGATTTCTTCTCTAATGAAGACAATGCATAG
- a CDS encoding AAA domain-containing protein codes for MNARYHLILANGQNKTSDIQYCKYNPNTRKYEVTYQGGKTYSYNYNSIEWVKDPETLNPALAHVSHEGREFFNVHGIFVFHARREDYWHICFGDGSERTYEKRNLKITMSCLREAEAQNRLDYLRQLAGINELKSDDGEVLLQKQYEKIKFVDQESAMAVYLNPSVHHTQAYPKSNLIFPFGGNASQFKAVEAALENQISMIQGPPGTGKTQTILNIIANLLAANKRVLVVSNNNSATANVLEKLTSPKYAMDFLVAPLGNSANKRAFVANQTGNYPDLSGWAMDAQRQTESRNRIQTLSSELSATFSKQERLSKARIELASLFTEMHYFEEFCKETGRSNLPIKPRRQLKSDRLMQLWQECYAFSEKERSISLWFKLKSVFFYGISDWDFFSSGLPSIISLLQGLFYQSRKEELSSEIAALEAHLAQVHVREKMDELTRLSMDYLRAKLFKRYGTHAAREQFSDKDLWKRASDVSAEYPIVLSTTFSSRSCLKNVVYDYLIMDEASQVDVATGAMALSCARNAVIVGDLKQLPNIVTSEMKARSDAVFTSFHLPRGYSFSENSFLNSICSILQDVPQTLLREHYRCHPKIIGFCNEKFYGNELIIMTQDHGEQDTLALIETNAGNHRRDHINQRQIDVMVEDALPLLEGTPDEEVGIVAPYKDQVAEIEKQLGSSKMEVHTVHKFQGREKDTIVLTTVDDVATDFSDNPYLLNVAVSRARKRLFLVVSGNEQPADSNIGDLISYIRYNNYQVIQSEVYSVFDLLYQQYTQTRIAFLKKHTHVSQYDSENLMYGAICDLLQKRPHLSLNVIFYYSLNMLIRDPHLLNDEECRYAMNTATHVDFLIYNRISKVPVLAIEVDGFHFHKPGTAQYERDRMKDNILKLYDIPLLRFATNGSGEIEKIAAALDNYCTLKKGAER; via the coding sequence GTGAATGCACGATACCATCTTATCTTGGCAAACGGTCAAAATAAGACAAGCGATATCCAATATTGCAAATACAACCCAAACACAAGAAAATATGAGGTAACCTATCAAGGCGGAAAAACGTATTCTTACAACTATAATTCCATTGAATGGGTAAAGGATCCTGAAACTCTGAATCCGGCTCTTGCGCATGTTTCCCATGAAGGACGGGAGTTTTTCAATGTCCATGGTATTTTCGTTTTCCACGCCCGCAGAGAGGACTATTGGCACATTTGCTTTGGCGACGGCAGCGAACGCACCTATGAAAAGCGTAATTTGAAAATCACCATGTCTTGTCTGCGCGAAGCGGAAGCACAAAACCGCCTGGATTATCTGCGTCAGCTTGCTGGCATCAATGAATTAAAAAGCGATGACGGAGAGGTCCTTCTGCAAAAGCAATATGAAAAGATAAAGTTTGTCGATCAAGAAAGCGCTATGGCCGTTTACTTGAATCCTAGCGTCCATCACACCCAAGCTTATCCTAAAAGCAACCTGATCTTTCCGTTTGGTGGTAACGCAAGCCAGTTCAAAGCGGTAGAGGCCGCACTTGAAAATCAGATCAGTATGATTCAGGGGCCTCCCGGAACAGGAAAAACGCAGACTATTCTGAATATTATTGCAAATTTGCTTGCCGCAAACAAAAGAGTCCTAGTTGTTTCCAATAATAATTCTGCTACTGCAAACGTTTTGGAGAAACTCACCTCGCCAAAGTACGCCATGGATTTTCTGGTAGCGCCACTGGGCAACTCGGCAAACAAAAGGGCTTTTGTAGCAAACCAGACCGGCAACTATCCGGATTTGTCTGGGTGGGCGATGGATGCGCAGCGCCAGACAGAGTCTCGGAATAGAATCCAGACCTTGTCCTCAGAGTTATCCGCGACATTTTCCAAGCAGGAACGGCTTTCAAAAGCGCGGATAGAGCTTGCATCCCTTTTCACAGAAATGCATTATTTTGAGGAATTCTGTAAAGAAACCGGTCGGAGCAATTTGCCAATTAAACCAAGACGTCAATTGAAATCGGATAGACTGATGCAGTTATGGCAGGAATGCTATGCATTTTCAGAGAAGGAGCGCAGCATTTCCCTATGGTTTAAGTTAAAAAGCGTTTTTTTCTATGGGATTTCCGATTGGGACTTTTTCAGCAGTGGCTTACCTTCCATTATTTCACTTTTACAGGGGTTGTTCTATCAGTCCAGAAAAGAAGAACTGAGCAGTGAAATTGCTGCGCTGGAGGCGCATCTTGCTCAGGTCCATGTGCGTGAAAAGATGGATGAACTCACGCGGCTCTCAATGGATTACTTGCGCGCCAAGCTGTTTAAGCGTTATGGAACCCATGCTGCGCGCGAGCAATTCTCGGATAAGGATCTCTGGAAGCGCGCTTCGGACGTTTCGGCGGAATATCCAATTGTGCTGAGTACAACATTTTCCTCCCGCAGCTGTTTAAAAAATGTAGTCTATGATTATTTGATTATGGACGAAGCTTCTCAGGTGGATGTTGCCACTGGGGCGATGGCTCTCTCCTGCGCCAGGAACGCCGTCATCGTCGGGGATCTGAAGCAGTTGCCGAATATCGTAACCAGTGAAATGAAGGCCCGTAGCGATGCGGTTTTTACTTCCTTTCATTTGCCGCGAGGTTATTCTTTTTCAGAAAACAGCTTTTTAAACTCCATCTGTAGCATCTTACAGGATGTCCCGCAAACACTGCTTCGTGAGCATTACCGTTGCCATCCCAAAATCATCGGCTTTTGCAATGAAAAGTTCTACGGCAACGAACTGATCATCATGACACAGGATCACGGCGAGCAGGATACGTTGGCACTAATTGAAACCAACGCCGGAAATCACCGGAGAGATCATATCAATCAACGCCAAATCGACGTGATGGTGGAAGATGCGCTTCCCCTACTGGAGGGCACTCCGGACGAGGAGGTGGGCATTGTCGCACCTTATAAGGATCAGGTCGCGGAAATTGAAAAGCAGCTGGGCAGCAGCAAAATGGAAGTACATACGGTTCATAAATTTCAGGGCCGCGAAAAGGATACCATCGTGCTGACGACTGTTGACGATGTGGCAACTGATTTTTCCGACAATCCGTACCTGCTGAATGTCGCCGTCTCCCGGGCCAGAAAACGGCTATTTCTCGTCGTGTCTGGTAATGAGCAGCCAGCCGACAGCAACATCGGTGACTTGATCTCCTATATTCGCTACAACAACTATCAGGTCATCCAAAGCGAGGTTTATTCCGTATTCGACCTATTATATCAACAATATACTCAGACGCGCATTGCATTCCTCAAGAAGCATACGCATGTTTCGCAATATGATTCGGAAAATCTGATGTACGGGGCTATCTGTGATTTGCTGCAAAAGCGTCCGCATCTTTCCTTGAATGTAATTTTCTATTACTCCCTCAACATGCTCATTCGTGACCCGCACCTGTTGAATGACGAAGAATGCCGTTATGCGATGAACACCGCCACACATGTTGACTTTCTGATTTATAATCGCATCAGTAAAGTACCCGTCCTTGCAATCGAGGTGGATGGGTTTCATTTTCAC